One window of Paenibacillus albicereus genomic DNA carries:
- a CDS encoding RluA family pseudouridine synthase, which translates to MSGRSGSTPDLPILYEDNHLLVVVKPPGVPSQEDESGDPDMLTLLKADLKRRYDKPGNVFLGLVHRLDRPVGGVMLFAKTSKAASRLSDAVRTRAFRKTYLAVLTAAPDAPAGSLLHYVQKDVSRNVVTAHAQPTGDAKEARLSYRTWPGADGSPLAAVRLHTGRPHQIRAQFAAIGCPLAGDRKYGSSGREAAARGGHADIALWSAAAGIAHPVTKEWLEFRSLPPRIPPWTAWTQEQLEQAASAVQHAPG; encoded by the coding sequence GTGAGCGGTCGCTCCGGCAGCACGCCCGATCTCCCGATCCTTTACGAGGACAACCATCTGCTCGTCGTCGTCAAGCCGCCCGGCGTGCCCTCCCAGGAGGACGAGAGCGGCGATCCGGACATGCTCACGCTGCTCAAGGCCGATCTGAAGCGCCGCTACGACAAGCCGGGCAACGTGTTCCTCGGCCTCGTGCATCGGCTCGACCGCCCCGTCGGCGGCGTCATGCTGTTCGCCAAGACGTCCAAGGCGGCGAGCCGGCTGTCCGATGCGGTGCGCACGCGCGCGTTCCGCAAGACGTATCTCGCCGTGCTTACGGCTGCGCCGGACGCGCCCGCAGGCAGCCTCCTCCACTATGTGCAGAAGGACGTCTCCCGCAACGTCGTGACGGCTCATGCCCAGCCGACGGGCGACGCCAAGGAGGCGCGCCTCAGCTACCGGACCTGGCCCGGAGCGGACGGCTCGCCGCTGGCGGCGGTGCGGCTGCATACCGGCCGTCCCCATCAGATCCGCGCCCAGTTCGCCGCGATCGGCTGTCCGCTCGCCGGCGACCGCAAATACGGTTCCTCCGGACGCGAAGCGGCCGCTCGCGGCGGCCACGCCGACATCGCGCTCTGGTCGGCCGCGGCAGGCATCGCGCACCCGGTGACCAAGGAATGGCTGGAGTTCCGCTCGCTTCCGCCGCGCATCCCGCCTTGGACGGCATGGACGCAGGAGCAGCTGGAGCAGGCGGCGTCCGCCGTCCAGCATGCGCCTGGCTGA
- a CDS encoding MarR family winged helix-turn-helix transcriptional regulator — protein sequence MITEDFARLWIKISKEWKHHLEEQLLPQLTEGQLNVLELLQRHQPMKPSELLQHLQTTPAAITTLLDRMEKGGLIERSRDSSDRRIVWVKMTSHGENEVKRGVEIREEFLKGALDRISSHNQQLLVYLLGKVANAG from the coding sequence TTGATTACAGAGGATTTCGCAAGGCTGTGGATCAAGATTTCGAAGGAATGGAAGCATCATCTGGAGGAACAGCTGCTTCCCCAGCTGACGGAAGGACAGCTGAACGTGCTCGAGCTGCTGCAAAGGCATCAGCCGATGAAGCCGTCGGAGCTGCTCCAGCACCTGCAGACGACGCCGGCCGCGATCACGACCTTGCTCGACCGGATGGAGAAGGGCGGCTTGATCGAGCGCAGCCGCGATTCTTCCGACCGGCGCATCGTCTGGGTGAAGATGACGAGCCACGGCGAGAACGAGGTCAAGCGGGGCGTGGAGATCCGCGAGGAGTTCCTCAAGGGAGCGCTCGACCGCATCTCCTCCCATAATCAGCAGCTGCTCGTCTACCTGCTCGGCAAGGTCGCCAACGCGGGATGA
- a CDS encoding aldehyde dehydrogenase family protein, producing the protein MSQKMRLWIDGAWEKGAGELPLRAPFGGAEIAVVGMASPEQAARAIEAADRAFQKHRRMPAHQRSSILYQAADLLERRAEEAARIVALEAAKPIRAARAEIARTVQTYLFAAEAARNLTGETVPMDAAPRGEGRTAHVRREPVGVVSAITPFNFPFNLVAHKVGPALAAGNAVVLKPAEQTPISALFLAELFEEAGLPAGLLNIVPGDGRELGPTLASHPLVSFVSFTGSPEVGLQIRSLAGLRRSTLELGSNSPLLVDRGFTEEELARIADEAAAGAFAYNGQVCISVQRVFVHEEHADRFAAMLAERAEALVAGDPLSEQTDITPLISAKAADRLKGWLDDALKRGAELLCGGSFEGSLMRPAVLRGVPEDAELSCGEAFGPVAAIAPFRDWEEAVAAANRSRFGLQAGVFTKDVEHALHAAAELTAGGVMINDVPTFRLDHMPYGGRKDSGSGREGVRYAAEEMTEAKLVSFRSGFYRS; encoded by the coding sequence ATGTCGCAAAAGATGCGATTATGGATCGACGGCGCGTGGGAGAAGGGCGCCGGAGAGCTGCCGCTGCGGGCGCCCTTCGGCGGAGCGGAGATCGCCGTCGTCGGCATGGCGTCGCCGGAGCAGGCTGCCCGCGCGATCGAAGCGGCGGACCGGGCGTTCCAAAAGCATCGCCGCATGCCGGCGCATCAGCGCAGCTCCATTCTGTATCAAGCCGCCGACTTGCTGGAGCGAAGGGCGGAGGAGGCGGCGCGGATCGTCGCGCTCGAGGCGGCCAAGCCGATCCGAGCGGCGCGCGCCGAGATCGCGCGCACGGTGCAGACGTATCTGTTCGCGGCCGAAGCGGCCCGCAACCTGACCGGAGAGACGGTGCCGATGGACGCCGCTCCTCGCGGCGAAGGCCGGACCGCCCACGTCCGTCGGGAGCCGGTCGGCGTCGTCAGCGCGATCACGCCGTTCAATTTCCCGTTCAATCTCGTCGCCCACAAGGTCGGCCCGGCGCTGGCCGCGGGCAATGCGGTCGTGCTCAAGCCGGCCGAGCAGACGCCGATCTCCGCCCTGTTCCTGGCAGAGCTGTTCGAGGAAGCCGGCCTGCCGGCCGGGCTGCTGAACATCGTGCCCGGAGACGGCCGCGAGCTCGGGCCGACGCTCGCCTCGCATCCGCTCGTCTCGTTCGTTTCGTTCACGGGCAGCCCCGAGGTCGGCCTGCAGATCCGATCGCTGGCCGGGCTGCGCCGCTCGACGCTGGAGCTCGGCAGCAATTCGCCGCTGCTCGTCGACCGGGGCTTCACGGAGGAGGAGCTCGCCCGCATCGCCGACGAGGCTGCGGCGGGGGCGTTCGCTTACAACGGACAAGTCTGCATCTCGGTGCAGCGCGTGTTCGTGCATGAGGAGCATGCGGATCGATTCGCCGCCATGCTCGCCGAGCGGGCCGAGGCGCTCGTCGCCGGCGACCCGCTGTCCGAGCAGACCGACATTACGCCGCTCATCAGCGCCAAGGCGGCGGATCGATTGAAGGGATGGCTGGATGATGCGCTGAAGCGCGGGGCGGAGCTGCTGTGCGGCGGCAGCTTCGAGGGCAGCCTGATGCGGCCGGCCGTGCTGCGCGGAGTGCCGGAGGACGCCGAGCTCAGCTGCGGAGAAGCGTTCGGCCCTGTCGCCGCGATCGCGCCTTTCCGCGACTGGGAGGAGGCGGTGGCCGCGGCCAACCGCTCCCGATTCGGGCTGCAGGCGGGCGTGTTCACCAAAGACGTGGAGCACGCGCTCCATGCCGCCGCCGAGCTTACGGCCGGCGGCGTCATGATCAACGACGTGCCGACGTTCCGGCTCGACCATATGCCGTATGGAGGGCGCAAGGACAGCGGCAGCGGACGGGAAGGCGTTCGATACGCCGCCGAGGAGATGACCGAGGCCAAGCTCGTCAGCTTCCGCAGCGGCTTTTACCGCTCCTGA
- a CDS encoding helix-turn-helix domain-containing protein has translation MTMTMGDRLRELRLSKNLSQEEVSRHIGITRSAYSHYEINNRQPVYETLMKLAAFFEVSLDYMIGGDQNQSDSQQLNKDTLDLLQTLNRMEPDKRKLYIEQMMKLLRQTESAG, from the coding sequence ATGACCATGACCATGGGCGACCGTCTGCGCGAGCTGCGACTCAGCAAGAACCTGTCCCAGGAGGAGGTGTCCCGCCATATCGGCATCACCCGATCCGCTTACAGCCATTATGAAATCAACAACCGCCAGCCCGTCTACGAAACGCTGATGAAGCTGGCCGCCTTCTTCGAGGTCTCCCTGGATTATATGATCGGCGGCGACCAAAATCAAAGCGACTCTCAGCAACTGAACAAGGACACGCTCGACCTGCTCCAGACATTGAACCGGATGGAGCCGGACAAGCGGAAGCTCTATATCGAGCAGATGATGAAGCTTCTGCGGCAGACCGAATCCGCCGGGTAG
- a CDS encoding class I SAM-dependent methyltransferase yields MYTADQWKDYELIDTGDGDKLERWGDVTLRRPDPQIIWPFRGDRKAWTSADGHYHRSSSGGGSWDYRQALPERWTVRYGELSFHIKPTSFKHTGLFPEQAVNWSWMMDKIRSAGRPIRVLNLFAYTGGATVACAAAGAEVCHVDAAKGMVQWAKENVALSGLAERPVRYITDDVFKFVQREQRRGSKYDAIIMDPPSYGRGPGGEMWKLESSLFPFLESCLDILSDKPLFLLLNSYTTGLSPQVLHNLLEMTARKRFGGSIHCGEIGLPITASGMMLPCGILGRWEA; encoded by the coding sequence ATGTATACTGCAGACCAATGGAAAGATTATGAACTGATCGACACCGGCGACGGAGACAAGCTCGAGCGCTGGGGAGACGTGACGCTCCGCCGTCCCGACCCGCAGATCATCTGGCCGTTCCGGGGCGACCGCAAGGCTTGGACGTCCGCAGACGGCCATTACCACCGCAGCAGCTCCGGCGGAGGCAGCTGGGACTACCGCCAGGCACTGCCCGAGCGCTGGACCGTCCGCTACGGCGAGCTGAGCTTCCATATCAAGCCGACCAGCTTCAAGCATACGGGACTGTTCCCCGAGCAGGCCGTCAACTGGAGCTGGATGATGGACAAGATCCGATCCGCGGGACGGCCGATCCGCGTGCTCAACCTGTTCGCCTACACCGGCGGAGCGACCGTGGCCTGCGCCGCCGCCGGCGCGGAGGTATGCCATGTGGACGCCGCCAAGGGAATGGTGCAATGGGCCAAAGAGAACGTCGCCCTGTCCGGCTTGGCCGAGCGCCCGGTGCGCTACATTACCGACGACGTGTTCAAGTTCGTGCAGCGCGAGCAGCGCCGCGGCAGCAAGTACGACGCGATCATCATGGACCCGCCTTCGTATGGCCGCGGACCTGGAGGCGAGATGTGGAAGCTTGAATCGAGCCTGTTCCCGTTCCTCGAGTCGTGCCTGGACATCCTGAGCGACAAGCCGCTCTTCCTGCTGCTCAACTCCTACACGACGGGACTGTCGCCTCAGGTGCTGCACAACCTGCTCGAGATGACCGCCCGCAAGCGCTTCGGCGGGTCCATCCATTGCGGCGAGATCGGCCTGCCAATCACCGCGTCCGGCATGATGCTGCCTTGCGGCATCCTCGGCCGCTGGGAGGCTTGA
- the asd gene encoding aspartate-semialdehyde dehydrogenase, whose protein sequence is MTQKLRTGIVGGTGMVGQRFVALLDQHPWFEVTAIAASASSAGKSYEEAVRGRWKLESPMPEAVKAIQVQDASKVEEVAAELDVIFCAVDMKKQEIQQLEEAYAKAGVAVISNNSAHRWTADVPMVIPEINPEHLEVIASQRQRLGTETGFIAVKPNCSIQSYVPMLTALQEFGPKQVVASTYQAISGAGKTFGDWPEMIDNVIPYIGGEEEKSEQEPLRIWGKVEDGAIVKASEPAITTQCIRVPVADGHLATVFVTFETKPSKQDILDRWASFSGRPQELELPSAPKQFITYFEEDNRPQTGLDRNIENGMGISAGRLREDSLYDFKFVGLSHNTLRGAAGGAVLIAELLKAEGYIVARQA, encoded by the coding sequence ATGACACAAAAGCTCAGAACCGGTATCGTAGGCGGAACCGGCATGGTCGGCCAGCGCTTCGTCGCCCTGCTGGACCAGCATCCTTGGTTCGAGGTGACGGCGATCGCGGCCAGCGCGAGCTCCGCCGGCAAGTCCTATGAGGAAGCGGTGCGCGGCCGCTGGAAGCTCGAATCGCCGATGCCCGAAGCCGTCAAGGCGATCCAGGTGCAGGACGCGTCCAAGGTCGAGGAGGTCGCCGCGGAGCTCGACGTGATCTTCTGCGCCGTCGACATGAAGAAACAGGAAATCCAGCAGCTCGAAGAGGCCTACGCCAAAGCCGGCGTCGCCGTCATCTCCAACAACTCCGCCCATCGCTGGACGGCCGACGTCCCGATGGTCATTCCCGAGATCAACCCGGAGCATCTGGAGGTCATCGCCTCCCAGCGCCAGCGCCTCGGCACGGAGACGGGCTTCATCGCCGTCAAGCCGAACTGCTCCATCCAGAGCTACGTTCCGATGCTGACCGCGCTCCAGGAGTTCGGGCCGAAGCAGGTCGTCGCCAGCACCTATCAGGCGATCTCCGGCGCGGGCAAGACGTTCGGCGACTGGCCGGAGATGATCGACAACGTCATACCCTACATCGGCGGAGAGGAAGAGAAGAGCGAGCAGGAGCCGCTGCGCATCTGGGGCAAGGTCGAGGACGGCGCGATCGTCAAGGCGTCCGAGCCGGCCATCACGACCCAGTGCATCCGCGTCCCGGTGGCGGACGGCCATCTGGCGACCGTTTTCGTGACCTTCGAGACCAAGCCGAGCAAGCAGGACATCCTGGACCGCTGGGCCTCCTTCAGCGGCCGTCCGCAGGAGCTCGAGCTGCCTAGCGCGCCGAAGCAGTTCATCACCTACTTCGAGGAAGACAACCGCCCGCAGACCGGCCTGGACCGGAACATCGAGAACGGCATGGGCATCAGCGCCGGACGGCTGCGGGAGGATTCGCTCTACGACTTCAAGTTCGTCGGCCTCTCGCACAACACGCTTCGCGGGGCAGCCGGCGGCGCCGTGCTGATCGCCGAGCTGCTCAAGGCCGAGGGCTACATCGTCGCCCGCCAAGCCTAG